A region of the Mesoterricola sediminis genome:
GGGAGCTGGCCATCACCGCCTTCAAGGCCCTCGTCTTCGGGGCCGCCATCCCCCTGCTCTGCTGCTCTTGCGGGCTGCGGGTCCGCCGCAGCACCACGGAGATCCCCCAGGCGGTCACCCGAGCCGCGGTGGGCTCCCTGGCGATCCTCCTGCTGGCCGGCGCCTTCCTGTCGGTGCTCATCTATGCCTGAGCCCCTGCTCCTCCTGGAGGGCGCCACCCTCGACGCCCCCGACGGCCGGCCCATCTTCTCGGGGCTGGACGCGATCATCCTGCCAGGGGAGCGTTGGCGCCTGCGGGCCGCGCCCGGCACCGGGGCCACCGCTCTCCTCCGCCTCTGCGCGGGCCTGGTCCAGCCCGACCGCGGCCGAGTCCGCCTGGCCGGCCAAGCCCCGGACGTGGACGCGCGGCACCCCTTCGTGGAGGCCGGCCACCTGGGGTGGGTCCCCACGGACGGCGGCCTGGCCGTGAACCTGACCCTCCGGGACAACGTGGCCCTGCCCCTGCGCTTCGTGCGGGGCCTGGACCGGGAGTCCGCCCAGGCGGAAGCCGCCCGGTGGCTGGACCTGGCCGGCCTCGGCCGCGCCCAGGACCTGCGTCCCCCGGTACCGGCGGACCGCGGCTGCTGGCTGGCGGCCCTGGCCCGGGCGGGCGCCAAGGGAGCGCGGCTCTGGTTGGTGGACCGCCCTGCGGGCGACCTGGATCCCGCGGCCGCCCGCGCGGCCCGGACCCTCCTGGCCGCGGCGGCCCGGGACCCGGAGGCCGCCTTCCTGGTGGTGGGCGGCGATTGGCTTGAGGGTCCGGTCCAGGACCTGGGGCTCATGGATGGACGCCTGGCGTCCGGGAGCGGCGCATGAAACTCGAGAAGGATGATGCCAAGATCGGGCTGCTCGTTTTCCTGGCGCTGGCCGTCTTCGCCGGCTTCGTCTTCCGCCGGGGGGTGTCCGCCCTGGTGACCAAGGAGGCCCCCTACGAGGTGGCCCTGGAGGCGGCCTCGGACCTGGCCGAGGGCACCGAGGTGCAGCTGCAGGGGCTGCGCGTGGGCCGGGTGCGGCGCATCGCCCTGGAGCGGGACGGCGTGGCCTACCGCTTCCTGGCGACCCTGGCCCTGCGCACCGACATCGTCCTCTGGAAGGGAACCCGGGCGGTGGCCGTGGCCAAGCCCCTGGGCGGCGCCTTCGTGGACCTCCAGCTCCCGCCTCCGGCCCTTCGCCAGGAAGTCCTCCCGCCCGGGAGCCGCCTGGCGGGAGGCGCCACGGCCTCCCTGGCCAGCCTCCTGGACACCGCCGATCATGTGCTCCACAACCTGGATGGCCTGGTGGGGGAGGTGCACACCACGTTCAAGACCCGAGGGGCGGGCGTGCTCCTGGACGATCCGCGAATCGCCCGGGTGCTCACCCAACTGGAGGCCACCCTCGCCACCTTCCGGGACCTGGCCCGGGACGGCCAGGGGCTCGTCCAGCATGGGGAGGCGGCGGTGGGCACCGCGGACCGGACCCTCGCGGACCTGGACCGGAGCCTCGTCACCGTCCAGACCCTCCTGGACACCCACCGGGGCGACCTGGACGCCATTCTCGTCCACCTGGCCGGCACCCTGAAGGCGAGCGAGGCCCTGCTCCAGGAGACCCGGGCCCTCGCCGCGGAGGCCGGCCCCGAGGCAACCACCGTCCTCAAGGCCCTGGACCGGAACCTGCGGAGCACCGAGGAACTGCTCGAACTCCTCAAGGCCAAACCGAGCCGGCTCGTCTGGGGGCGCCCCGGCCAAGCCGAGCGCGACGCCGCCGCCCGCCGCGTCCAGGAGGCCCGGGAGGCCCAGCGGAAACCCCAGGAACCCTGACCCCGGGACACCCTCCGCCGGCATCCCATGGGGGAAGGCCGCCAGGGCGCCCGCGAGGATCCCGTCCGGCGCGAGATCCCGGGAACGATCCGCGCCCTCATGCACCGCTACCCGCGCACCGGGGCCCTCCAGCGACCGTCGCGGCACCGACGGCCTGGCACGATTGGCCATCCGCAGGTCGCCGGCGAGCCGGGATAGAGATACACGAACCGCCCTTGCAGTCCTCCATGCATGTGGGGCCGGTGCTCCAACACCGACACATTCATGGGGACCCAGAGGTTGCTGCTGTTGCTGTTTGCGACTATACGCGAACGCAGTGGAATGTCAGGCTGACAAGCAAAGCTAATAGTAGGAATACCCCTCCCAACCCCCATTGGATTCGGCTTGAAAGTCTTTCAATTCGTCCAAAGCCAGGCAGTTTTTGAACACTCCTTATTATCAAATTTGTCCCAACCCCACAGAAGACAATCTGAATCACCAAGGCGAAATCGCGATCCACGAACAACCGGACAGGACTTGACACTATTGCCAATACTGAAAATACTAACAGATCTGATCCCGAGAATTTGTTCATAGGACTCCCCGCTTGTTCCAAATTTCAAACCAAGACCCACAGCAATGACCAATATTGATTCAATGCCTATACACGTGATTAAAGTAAATATTTCCAAAGCCTGCAATCGTCTTACCTATAGGCACACTCAACATTAATCCCCAGCCTAGCGGCGTAGCGAGACCGCCCAAAGCCGCTGAGTTCTGAGCAGCAAGACTTCCTGGTCCACCAACACCTGCCCCTAATCCCCATCTTGCAGCCGCACCTGTTGCCAACCCACCAGCCGCACTAGAGATAATTCCAGCTGCATCACCCAAAGGAGGACTGTTATATCCTCCAATAGATGCATTTGAATACCCTTCTTTAAAGAGATCCCACGCACTTTCTTTTTTTCCATCACCACCACCATCTGCCATTTCCCCAGAATCATCATAGGAAGGAGACGAATCGGCAAGTGGCTGACCGCCGTTCGGCATTGTTACCGAAGATGGAACCGAAGGGAGATCCCCTCCATTTGTTTGCGGCGGAGGCTATTTAGTCTGCCCTGCAATACGTACAACCAGCAAATAAATCAGTAACTTGATGAAACTTTTCAAGTATAAGGTACACAAGACACGACGGCGTGGGGCGCGCTTGATCACGGGCGCCCAGCTGCAAGGGACGTGCTGCAGCGCAGCAACCCGGAGCGGAGGCGCGGACCTTGCCCTGGGCGAGCCGGCCGGCGCCTCCGATGGGGTGGGTCGGCGCCAAAGTCGTTTGCAGCTACCTCTTAAAGTTAACCATTCCTTCGCTTATGTCAGAAGATGCATTGAGAAATTCGCAAGCCTTTTGATAATGTTTTACCGCAGATCTCCTTATCCAATAGGTACCCCGAAGAATGTCGGGTTCGAAATGCTTATCTTGAAGGAGTAAGCCATATTCAAACATGCACTCCAGACTTCCATTTTGCGCACCAATCCTAGCCCAGCGATATTTTAATGCCTTATCTGATTTATTTAATTCAAATAATGCCCTTGCAGATTCCGCATCCCCTAACATTGCCGAAACCTCCAAGTCGGCCAAAGGCATGTCCTTATGGTAGTTGAATCTCTTGGCATAGCCTGTTCCCAATGCCAATTCCAGTTTGTTTTCCAATCTTGGAATATTATTCGGGTAAATTATTAGCCCGAGATCTTTCGCTCGATAGAACCAGAACAACGATCTTGCTAATTGCTTAATTTCTGGACCATTGGAAAGCAAAACCCCCATATTATGGGTTTCAATTTGGTCTCCATTTTCAGCAGCAATCTCAACCCAGTATTCATTGTCTCCAGAGCACAAGATGCGCGCGGCTGAAACATCTCCCGACAGCGCAGCAGACATTGCGCTCGCTGCTCCAAATGAATTTTTAAGCATTTTGTGAGTTTCGCCTGAATCCTTGACCATACCATTTCCCCAAGAACAAGAGATGGACGAAATCATCAAAAACATCAGCCCAGATCGAAACATTTTTGACCTTTCACAAAAAAGCCCCATTGCAATAGAAGCCAGATCAACGTGAAGTAAACGGCGTGGACAAATTAACATTCCATGGGTTAATATTCCCGTTATAGCCAAAAACAACGGTTCTTGCGCCTGTCATTGCATACATTCTATCCGCAACTTGTTGAGCAAAAGCTGTATGACCATATTTATCATCCGCGCCCCCACACATCACCAAAGTGATTGGCATCCCGGCAGAGTAATACGAAGAATCATGAATAATTTGACATACGCTATCAACGTCATAGTATGCGCCCCCACTGCCCGTCCCGGCAAAATCAACCCAACCCTGATTGGAGTTAACGCCATGGGCGCCAAACATAAACGTTGGTGATTCTGGAGCATTTAGGGCGAGATAATCTATTGCGGAAGAATTACCCGGATCCTCGGGATCAAATACAGAAGCGTAATTCGTTCCGTTAACAACATAATTCTTCATTGCGGGCGACAAAACAGTCGGAGAGACTCCTAGGTTATTCGAATCTGTTTGCGACTGCGTTATCTGGGTCGGCGGTGGTGCCGGATTCATCCACGCACTCCAAGCGAAGTTGTCAACCTGCTTCCCGGAATATCCGAATCCTGGTCGGACAAAGGTGACCCCCCAGCCAGGAGGAAGGACGGGGCTGTCGAAGTTGGACCAATTGGGCGTCTGCGTCTTGTCACCCATGTTGACAAACATGCCTGAAGGGTCCTTCGCCATCATCGGGCTTCCGACGCAATAACCGAATTGGTTGCGCTGGGCCGGGTCGACGCCACCATCGCTGTTCAGGAACCGGTGCCATACCGGGCTGTAGAATCGCCCCCGCATGTACACCAAGCCATTCGGTTCCTGCTGCAGGTGCCCGGTGAACCCTGTCGTCGGGACGTACGTGCCGCTGCTCTGGAGCCATTCTCCATAGGGGCCATAGTACTGGGTGCCTTCCGTCTGCCCCGTGGCCCCCGCTGTCACGACCAGGGGCGTCCCGAGGTGATCCGAGTGGAGTTCATGGACATCCCCACTGGCGTCCACTTCGGCGATGGCCAGATTGCCCAGGTAGAGGATGTCCCGCCCCTCGAACGCCCCTGAGGGGTTCTTGCGGAATTCGGACAGGAGTTGGCCGGAGGCCCCATAGGCGTAGATGCGGTTCTGCGTGAGGTCTGCACTGTTGGTCCGGCTTGCCCGGAGCCCGTTGGGCAGGTAGCTGTAGGTGTCCGTGTCCGCCCCCTGGAGGCGCCCGAAGCTGTCCCAGGTCAGGCCCAGTTGCACGGTCCCCGTTCCCGGCGCCCTGCCGACGGTCTGGGCCTCGCCGTTGGCCGCATAGGACCATCCCGTCACCGCCCCGTTGGTGGCGGAAGGCGGCATGCGGTTGGTGGCGGGGGGAATGGCCAGGGAAACGTTCGTCATCGCGGCACTCTGGGCACCTGAGGTGGACGTGTTGTTGCCAAACCCATCATAGCCATAGGTCACGGGTCCATCTCCCGCGGGAAGCGGCAGGCCTGCCATCTGGGCCAGGGTCGCCCGGGTCAGCCGCCCCAGGTTGTCGTGGACCAGGCTGGTCCATTCCCCTGCCTTCTCCAGGCGATTCATGGCGTCGTAGGCATAGGACCGGACGATGCCCGTGGTCTGGCTCGGCTTGATCGTCTGGCTCACCCGCTGCAACCCGTCCGTGGACCATGCCCAGGTGTTGGAGGCGCCGGAGGCGAAGGTGAGTCCGGTCCGGTTGCCCCAATCGTCGTAAGTCACGGAGGTGACCACATTCCGCGCGCCCAATTTGAGGCCGATCACCCTGCCATAATCCGAGGCCCCACCCCACACCGTGGTGGCCACCCGGCCGGAGGGGGAGTAGGTGACCGTGGACCTTCGCCCGAGCGAATCATAGTCATAGCTGAAACCCCATGTCCCCATGCCCAGGCCCGTGAGGGAAGCCGTTTCCTGGGTCAGGCGGCCAAAGCCATCGTGCTGGAAGGTGATGCCCGTCTGGATCCCGCTGCAGCTGGAGGTCATGGAGGTGAGCCGAAGCCCCACATAGGCCGTCGATAGGAAATCACCTCCCTTGGACACCCTCCGGACCCGCCCAAGGCCGTCGATCTGCAGGGTCTGGACCCTTCCCGTGGCGTCGGAGATGATCGTCGGGCGGCCCTGGATGTCGAACCCCGAATAGGTCGTCGTTCCTGTTTCGGGCTGCGTGGAAGCCGTGAGGAAACCCATGCCGTTGTACTCCCAGCTCCGGGTCTGGGTGCTTCCCAGGGAGGTCACGGTCATCGTCAAGGGATGGCCCTGGACGTCATAGGTGGCCTGGGTCACGGTTCCCACGGCGTCCGTGGACGAAACGACCTGGCCCCAGAGATCGGTGGTGCTGGAGGTGGTGAACGGGGTTCCGCCCGCGGGTGAAACCGTCGTCGTAACCGTCTGGAATACGTCATCGGAGGTGTAGGCGTAGGCGACGGAAGGCCCGACCATAGGCTGGAGAGCCGTCACCCGGCCGAGGGCATCATACCTGCGGGTCGAGGCGCGGACATCGCCCTTCGGGTTGGTCTCCGTCACCTTCACCTGGAGGCCGTTGGCATCATAGGTATAGGTTTCGGTCACCCCATCCCCGCCCCGCACCCGGGACCTCACCCGGCCGAAGCCGTCGAAGGTCGTCGTGGTCGTCAGGCCGAGGAGGGTCACCGCGACTTGCCGCTCGGATGGATAGGCGGTGGTGACCGGACTCTGGCCGCCCGTGGAACTGCCGGTCATCCGGCCCCTCGCGTCCCAGGAGGTCGTGGTCGTCACCTCGTGCTCGGCCCCTTGGTCGTCGATGAGCACAGCCTTGGACTCCAGGATCCGGTCCGCGGAATCGTAGCTCGTCCACCGGGTCGTGATCGTGTCCGTCCCACCGGGAACATCGAAGGTCGTCTGTTCGGAGGTGGGGAGGCCCGACGTGGCCTCGCGCGTCAAGGTGCGCGTGGCGTTCCCGCTCATCAGCAGCGGGGCCGTGCCATAGGTGGAACTGCCCGTGGCGCGCCCGGAGGCGGCGTCATACGTGAGGTTGGTGCCTTGATACGCGCCTCCGGACCAGGGCGTCCGGTAGGCTCGCGACGGGAACCAGGTCGTCGGATCCCAGTTGAGCGCCTGCATAGGCGCATGGAAGGTCCCGGCCGGGGTCGTTCGTTCATAATCGGAACTACTCTTCCGGGCCGGGTCCAGGATTTCCGGATGGAATATCGTCGAGGTGGTCGATTTATCCGAGTACGCTCCCGCCGTGCGGGTGACGATGATCGGCAGGCCCGTGGTGTTGTCGATCACGTTGGTCACCGTGATGCGAGGTCCGCCGGCGGACCAAATGACCTCCCCAGTCACGCTCGTGAGGGAGTTGTCCACCCCCGCCTCATCCGTGCTCGTCGTCGTCCGGGAGGACACGACGCGCCCCCGATCGTCGAGCCGGCTCTCGCTGATGGGCACGGCATTGCCGTATTTCGGGTCCGTGGGCGGGTAGAACGCGATCTGGGTGGAGCCCACCGGCGCGCTGACGATGTCGGCCCCGGTCCAGGTCTAGGAGAAGCTGTTGTTCCAATGCGCCAGGTCCCCCTTGGACGGCAGCGCCCAGGTCCACGTCCGGTTCAGGGAGACCTGGGTATCCTGGTCGGTCGAGACGGCCGTCGCGACGCACCGGTAGAGGTTGTTGGCATCGGCCAGGGGATGGTACAGGGAGCAGGTCTGCCAGCCCAGGGTCGTCGCAACATTCCGGGGATCGGTGAAGCCTGTCAATTCCGCCAGGGTGGGGTCATACCGGAAGGTCCAGACCTGATCGTCCGTCCAGGGGGCGTTGAAACCGGACGTACTCGGCGGATTCAGGATCCGCCAGGCCGGGGCCGCCAGCGTCGATGGGTTTCCGAAGCGGACCTCGGTGGGCCGGAGGACGGGACCCGCCGCCACGGGCTGAATCAGGCCTCCGACCGTGCCTGAATAGCCCGTGATCTGCATGGACTGCGCCTGGATGCCCACGTAGTCGAGCTGGGCGAGCACCTGGGCGGGAGCGGCGGATCCCGCCGCAGGTTCGACCCATTGGAGCTGGAAGCCCCTGCCGCGGTCGTTCAGGACGGTCACGGCCCGGACGGCCTTGAGGTTGGCCGGAAGCCCTGTCGTCACGGTCTGGTAGGCGAAGGTCACCGCATGGTTGAACCGGTCGATCCAGAGGACCGGCACCCAGCTTCCGCCCGTCCCAAGGGGCGCCAGGATCCGGGCCCGGTCCCGGCCCAGGAGCACCTGGAAGGTGGTCACGTCCGGCGCCAGGAGTCTGGCTTTGGATGACCACGTGCCCAGTTCCGCAAGGGAGGCGGCATAGACGCCGAGGGCCCCGTTGGAACTCACCCGCACGTCGGCAGCGGCCTTGTCCTGCAGCCCGAAGGCGCCAGCCAGGGTGAAGGAGGTCCCCAGGGCGTTCGTGAACGGCGTGAAGTCGCTCGCCAGCAATTGGGTGCCGCCCTCCAGCACGGTGCAGACGGGGGCCGCATAGAGGTCCGCCCGGGTGGTGGCACCGGTGGGGGGGAGATTCTGACTCGTCCCGGACGTGATGAAACCAAAATGGATCGTCCCGAAGATGGGCCGGACCAGTGCTTCCCAATTCTGGACATAACCATAATGGGTGCGCCCCTGGTCATTGACCTGCTCGGTCCACACCCCTACGGATTGCATCTCTGTCGCCTGGGAGGCATTGAACCGGAAGACGACGGGAACGTTGATATCCCCCGGTACGGTCAGGGCCGGCAAGGTCATCGCCAGGGCGCCGGTGGCCGGGCTCACAGCCCAGCCCTCCGACAGCCCTGAAGCCTGCAGGGGATCCATGACCCTCAGGCGCACCTGGGCCTGGGCGGGCAGGAAGAGGGCGGCCAGCAGGGTCAGATGTTTCAATGGAACACCTGGGCGGATGAGCCGAAGGAAGCTGGAGAAATGAAATTTGGCCGTGGTTTTTCTCCAGCGCCCATGCTGGGACGAGCTCGAAAACTCAGGAGGTAGTTCGCTTTCTGGGGAGTTGTGGTCTACAGAATCCCAGAAGAAACACCCGAAGCCAAGAAAGGATTGCATGAATTCACTAACACCAGATTCAACAATAAAATGCGTCCTAACAAATCAAGTATTAATGACTACCTGATCAATGGCCCTCCCATCCCGATGCACCGACCTTCACCTCCGCCAGAGGCGCATCATCGGGCTCCACCTCCTTCTTCAAGGGGTGGGGGTTTTATTCTTCCCCCCCATGCTGGCGAAGGGTCTTCCTCCATCCCCAGTTTGGATGCACTGACCGAAGGCCGGATCTCAGGGATTTCCTTTCCTCCGCGCGCGCTGCCGCCTCGGCCGCCTCTGGGACAAGCCCTTCGCTTCAGCGTCCCCGCATCTCGGTGGAGCGGTCCATGCGGCGGGCCTGGATGAAGCGCTGCAGGGTCTCCCGGGTCTCCACCGGCAGGTCCACGAGGACGAGGCCGACGCGGGTGGGGAGGTCGTCGTCCTCCAGCGCCTCGGCGTGCCGCACGTCCCCCTGGACGGTAAGCGTCCCGTGGCCCGGCAATTCCGTCGTCACCTCCATGGGATCCCGGTAGCCGAAGGCGAGGGTTTCCGTCAGGCCGAGGCCCATGCCCATGTCCGTGAGGTTCAGGAGCTTGGCCTGATGGCGCTGGCCGTGCCAGGTGATGGTGGCCTCCAGCGGGGGCAGGTCCGGGGTGGCCACCCGCACGGCCCGGCGGGGGTGCACCTGGAGGGGCTCGGTGGGCCAGGCGGCCTGCACCACGGGCGGCGCCTTGGGCTCGTGCTCGGCCAGGATCGGCTCCAGGAGGTGGGTGCGGATGGTGATGACCTCCTCGCCGTGGACGAGGGTGAGGGTGACGGGGGTCCCCGCCGGGGGGAGCACGTCGCGGAGCTTCAGGCCCTCCAGGCGGATGACGGCCCCGCTTTCGAGGCTCCGCACGTGGAGATGGCCGAGCATGCGGACCTCGCCCTCGGCCCGGAGGCTGGCGGAGGCTCCGGACTTGAGCGCCGCGTTCAGGATCGTCTCGAGGTGCTTGTCGTCTTGGGTCATGGCGGCCTCAGATGCCGTGGTGGAGGCGTTCGGCGAGGTGCGGGTGGAGGCCCGCGGCCTGGATGGCCCGGGCGGCCCCCGCGTGGTCGTAGTCCAGCCGGTGCAGCTTGAGGCGCCGGTGGACGGGATCGTAGGTCATGAAGGAGAGCCGGCAGTCCCGGTCCCGGGGCTGGCCCACGGAGCCGGGGTTGATGAGGTAGCGGCAGTCGTCCCGGAGCTGGAACCAGCTGCCGGGTTCGAAGCCCAGCATGCTGAGGCTCTGGGCGGCCTCGTCCAGCTCGTAGGCCCCGGGCAGGTGCGTGTGCCCGAAGAAGCAGACCTGGGTGTCGAAGCCGTCGAAGGCCATGAGGGCCTCCCGCGGGTGGAGGAGGTAGTCGTCCTCATCCACGGGGCTGCCGTGGGCGATGGTGTAGCCCGCGTCCAGGAGCCGGGGGCCCCGGGGCAGGTTCTCCAGGAACCAGGCGTTCTCCTCCGTGAGCTGCCCCCGGGTCCAGCTCACCGCCATGCGCGCGGGAAGGCTGAAGCTGGGGTCCGGCACGGGCGAGGCGCAGGCGCGGTCGTGGTTGCCCCGCACGAGCACCCGGGGCTCCATCTGGCGCACCAGGTCCAGCACCTCGTTGGGGTTGGCGCCGTATCCGACCAGGTCTCCGAGGAGCACGTACCGGTCGATGTTGCGCTTCCTGGCATACCGCATCACGGCCCGCAGGGCGTGCAGGTTCGCGTGGAGGTCGGAGAGGATGAGGTCCATGGAAGGCAAGTGCTGCGGTAGTGTCGCAGATTTCCGGCAAGCCGGTGCGACGCCGGAGGGGGTAGACGAAAAGGTACGTTGGGGTTGCCTGGAAAGAGCTTAACCCATGCCAGGACCGCAATTGTCACGAAATGGTATGTCAACGGTAATTGACAAGCGCCTCCGCCAGCGCATCCACCGGTCTGCCGAGGGGGAGCACCATGGGGGCGGTCCACCAGGCCTCGCGCCGCTGCCGGTACCGGGCCAGGAAGGTGGCCCGCGCCGCCGCCAAGGGCCGGTTGGGATCACCCCCCACCCGCGCCCACGCCGTCTCGGGCCGCTCCGCCAGCCACAGGGCCGTGAACCCCGCCGCCGCCACCCGGGCCCGGGTCCCGGCGTCCTCCCAGGCGCCCCCGCCCAGGGCCAGGACGCAGGGCGCCCCCAGGCAGCGGGCGATGGTTTCGGCCTCCCGGGCGCGGAAGCCCGCCTCGCCGAGGTCCCGGAACAGGGCCGGGATATCCGGGCCGATCTCCCGGTCCGCGTCCACGGCCGGCAGGCCCAGGCGCTGGGCCAGGGCCACGGCCAGGGAGGACTTGCCCGCGCCGCTCCCGCCCACCAGGGCCACGCCCCGGCCGCCGGCCAGGGGGGGCTGGGCCGCCCAGCGATCCAGCTGGGCCCGCCAGAGCAGCTCCCGGGGATCGGCGGCCCGCTGGAGTTCCCCCACCATGGCCAGGGAGGCCGCCCCCGCGGCGAAGCAGGCCGGGGCATCCGCCAGGGTGAGCCCGCCGATGGCGATGGGGGCCACGCCCCGCGCCCGCAGGGCCGCCGCGCCGGCCCGCAGGCCGTCCAGGCCCACGGGGGCGGCGTGATCGCCCTTGGTGGCGGTGGCCCGGAAGGGGCCGATGCCCGCGTGGTCACAGGCCGGATCGGGCGCCTCCCACTCCGCGGGCGCGTGGGTGGAGGTGCCCAGGTGCAGGGCCCCCAGGCCCGGCAGGCGCCGGGCTTCGGTGGGCGGCAGGTCCCCCTGCCCCAGGTGCAGGCCCCAGGGGGGCAGCCCGGCTTCGGCCGCCAGCACGGCCAAATCAGCCCGGTCGTTCACGACGAGGGCCGGCCAGCCCCCCGCGGCCTCGGCGGCTTCCAGGGCCGTCCGCAGTTCCCGCGCCTGGGCCTGGGCATCCAGGGGCTTGCCCCGGAACTGGACCAGCGGGAACCCGGCCTCGCCCAGGCGCCGCACCTGCTCGGCCAGGGGCACGGCGCTCCGGGCATCGGTGATGGCGTAGAGGGGGGGCAGGTGCATGCGGGGCCTCCAGGTTCCAGGGGGACGGTCAGGCCTCGCCTTCGAACTGGAGGCGCACGAGCTTGGCGTACATGCCCTCCCGGGCCATCAGCTCGTCGTGGGTGCCCCGCTCCGCCAGGGCGCCCTGGTCCATCACCCAGATCTCGTCGGCATCCTTGATGGTGCTCAGGCGGTGGGCGATGGTGAACGTGGTGAGGCGGTGGCTCACGCGCTCGATCACCTTCTGGATCTTGTGCTCGGTCTCGCTGTCGATGTTGGCGGTGGCCTCGTCCAGCAGGAGGATCTCGGGCTCCTGGTAGAGCATGCGCGCGAAGGCCACCAGCTGGCGCTCGCCCGCGGACAGCTTCTGGCCC
Encoded here:
- a CDS encoding RHS repeat-associated core domain-containing protein; translation: MDNSLTSVTGEVIWSAGGPRITVTNVIDNTTGLPIIVTRTAGAYSDKSTTSTIFHPEILDPARKSSSDYERTTPAGTFHAPMQALNWDPTTWFPSRAYRTPWSGGAYQGTNLTYDAASGRATGSSTYGTAPLLMSGNATRTLTREATSGLPTSEQTTFDVPGGTDTITTRWTSYDSADRILESKAVLIDDQGAEHEVTTTTSWDARGRMTGSSTGGQSPVTTAYPSERQVAVTLLGLTTTTTFDGFGRVRSRVRGGDGVTETYTYDANGLQVKVTETNPKGDVRASTRRYDALGRVTALQPMVGPSVAYAYTSDDVFQTVTTTVSPAGGTPFTTSSTTDLWGQVVSSTDAVGTVTQATYDVQGHPLTMTVTSLGSTQTRSWEYNGMGFLTASTQPETGTTTYSGFDIQGRPTIISDATGRVQTLQIDGLGRVRRVSKGGDFLSTAYVGLRLTSMTSSCSGIQTGITFQHDGFGRLTQETASLTGLGMGTWGFSYDYDSLGRRSTVTYSPSGRVATTVWGGASDYGRVIGLKLGARNVVTSVTYDDWGNRTGLTFASGASNTWAWSTDGLQRVSQTIKPSQTTGIVRSYAYDAMNRLEKAGEWTSLVHDNLGRLTRATLAQMAGLPLPAGDGPVTYGYDGFGNNTSTSGAQSAAMTNVSLAIPPATNRMPPSATNGAVTGWSYAANGEAQTVGRAPGTGTVQLGLTWDSFGRLQGADTDTYSYLPNGLRASRTNSADLTQNRIYAYGASGQLLSEFRKNPSGAFEGRDILYLGNLAIAEVDASGDVHELHSDHLGTPLVVTAGATGQTEGTQYYGPYGEWLQSSGTYVPTTGFTGHLQQEPNGLVYMRGRFYSPVWHRFLNSDGGVDPAQRNQFGYCVGSPMMAKDPSGMFVNMGDKTQTPNWSNFDSPVLPPGWGVTFVRPGFGYSGKQVDNFAWSAWMNPAPPPTQITQSQTDSNNLGVSPTVLSPAMKNYVVNGTNYASVFDPEDPGNSSAIDYLALNAPESPTFMFGAHGVNSNQGWVDFAGTGSGGAYYDVDSVCQIIHDSSYYSAGMPITLVMCGGADDKYGHTAFAQQVADRMYAMTGARTVVFGYNGNINPWNVNLSTPFTSR
- a CDS encoding MlaD family protein, with translation MKLEKDDAKIGLLVFLALAVFAGFVFRRGVSALVTKEAPYEVALEAASDLAEGTEVQLQGLRVGRVRRIALERDGVAYRFLATLALRTDIVLWKGTRAVAVAKPLGGAFVDLQLPPPALRQEVLPPGSRLAGGATASLASLLDTADHVLHNLDGLVGEVHTTFKTRGAGVLLDDPRIARVLTQLEATLATFRDLARDGQGLVQHGEAAVGTADRTLADLDRSLVTVQTLLDTHRGDLDAILVHLAGTLKASEALLQETRALAAEAGPEATTVLKALDRNLRSTEELLELLKAKPSRLVWGRPGQAERDAAARRVQEAREAQRKPQEP
- a CDS encoding ABC transporter ATP-binding protein — encoded protein: MPEPLLLLEGATLDAPDGRPIFSGLDAIILPGERWRLRAAPGTGATALLRLCAGLVQPDRGRVRLAGQAPDVDARHPFVEAGHLGWVPTDGGLAVNLTLRDNVALPLRFVRGLDRESAQAEAARWLDLAGLGRAQDLRPPVPADRGCWLAALARAGAKGARLWLVDRPAGDLDPAAARAARTLLAAAARDPEAAFLVVGGDWLEGPVQDLGLMDGRLASGSGA
- a CDS encoding PilZ domain-containing protein; amino-acid sequence: MTQDDKHLETILNAALKSGASASLRAEGEVRMLGHLHVRSLESGAVIRLEGLKLRDVLPPAGTPVTLTLVHGEEVITIRTHLLEPILAEHEPKAPPVVQAAWPTEPLQVHPRRAVRVATPDLPPLEATITWHGQRHQAKLLNLTDMGMGLGLTETLAFGYRDPMEVTTELPGHGTLTVQGDVRHAEALEDDDLPTRVGLVLVDLPVETRETLQRFIQARRMDRSTEMRGR
- a CDS encoding thiamine phosphate synthase encodes the protein MHLPPLYAITDARSAVPLAEQVRRLGEAGFPLVQFRGKPLDAQAQARELRTALEAAEAAGGWPALVVNDRADLAVLAAEAGLPPWGLHLGQGDLPPTEARRLPGLGALHLGTSTHAPAEWEAPDPACDHAGIGPFRATATKGDHAAPVGLDGLRAGAAALRARGVAPIAIGGLTLADAPACFAAGAASLAMVGELQRAADPRELLWRAQLDRWAAQPPLAGGRGVALVGGSGAGKSSLAVALAQRLGLPAVDADREIGPDIPALFRDLGEAGFRAREAETIARCLGAPCVLALGGGAWEDAGTRARVAAAGFTALWLAERPETAWARVGGDPNRPLAAARATFLARYRQRREAWWTAPMVLPLGRPVDALAEALVNYR
- a CDS encoding SEL1-like repeat protein — encoded protein: MISSISCSWGNGMVKDSGETHKMLKNSFGAASAMSAALSGDVSAARILCSGDNEYWVEIAAENGDQIETHNMGVLLSNGPEIKQLARSLFWFYRAKDLGLIIYPNNIPRLENKLELALGTGYAKRFNYHKDMPLADLEVSAMLGDAESARALFELNKSDKALKYRWARIGAQNGSLECMFEYGLLLQDKHFEPDILRGTYWIRRSAVKHYQKACEFLNASSDISEGMVNFKR
- a CDS encoding metallophosphoesterase family protein, translating into MDLILSDLHANLHALRAVMRYARKRNIDRYVLLGDLVGYGANPNEVLDLVRQMEPRVLVRGNHDRACASPVPDPSFSLPARMAVSWTRGQLTEENAWFLENLPRGPRLLDAGYTIAHGSPVDEDDYLLHPREALMAFDGFDTQVCFFGHTHLPGAYELDEAAQSLSMLGFEPGSWFQLRDDCRYLINPGSVGQPRDRDCRLSFMTYDPVHRRLKLHRLDYDHAGAARAIQAAGLHPHLAERLHHGI